The Pseudomonadota bacterium nucleotide sequence ACTCATTTAGAACCCGCCATACTCCTGAGGCGCGCGCTTCAACTGCTGTAGAGAACTGCGGACACGCAAGCCCACGGATCTGAATATCTGGCGCGCCTTCGGGAGTTACCGCATCTAGGCTGGCTCGCGCACCGGAATAAAAAAGGCGTCCGTTACCCATCTGTCCGAGAGCATCCGCGCCGACATAGGCCCGATAGTAACGCAGCCCAAAAAAGAGCGCTACGATACACGCCACGATCCAGACACGGAGTGAGGCTATGATTAGAAAGGAGAGCCGCAGCAAACCCTCATGCAGTGAAAGGTATATCTGAGAGAGTAGTCCTATCTCGCTAGCTGAAGCATAGGCGGCCGGACTTGCCAGGGCATTCCCAATAAGGATAGCGCTAATGTCGTTGAAGAGCTGTGCTTCGGTCTGAGTTCCGTGACGTACGAACCACTGCGAGTATTCGCTGAGATCCAAAGAGAGGTTCTCACCCCAAGCGCTACCAGTTTCAAGTAGTTGCTTGTTAAGCTGTGCTATCTCTGTGACCTCTAGCTTGGAGCGCTGCACAAAGTAGGTGGTTATAAGAAGCGCAAAGATAACCACGAAGAGCGCAACAACGCCCTGCACGATAAGGCGAGATGCCCCCCCCCTCTTCCGGCCAGCGTGGTGGAGAAGATCCATATCGTTACTGTCTGGCGTAGAACGACCCTCTGCCACTAAAAGCCCCTTCTAAATAAAACCTGTTACTACAGCCGCCTTGCCCCTACCAGGCAACGTTTAAGGAGTATCATTCCCCCTTGTTATCAGATCAAGCGACGTATCTAGACTATCAGTCTGGCCCAAACACCCTGATCGTACCAGATCCGAGCGATAGTAACCCGTTAAGTCACGGATCTCTGACCCCTCAGCATATCCATCTAGAGACTTAATAGCGTAAGCCGCGTAAGTCCCCTCATAGGAGGGTATCTCAGCTACCTAACTATATCTCGGTATAATTATCGATTTACAGAATAGCTGAGATCTCTCCAGTAGTAGGGGTAAAAGTGGCGATAGATACACATGGTAGGTGAGAGAAATTAGATTTTACGAAAAAAGCTAAAGGAACCAGATGGTTACGGCGAAGAAGGGGTGTGTGGGGATGATAGTGGGAACGGCGCTGCTGTGGAGCTCGCTCGGCTATACCGAAAATAAACGTGCTCCAATAGGGCTAGGAGAGGCCAATCAGGAGACCACTGCCGAGGCTGTGGCGCACTATGCACGCTCCAGGGCGCTCTTAATCTCGGCCCTGAACGAGTTCGATACGGCGAGGAAAATAGCTCGTCCTGACGAGCTGTTAGACCCTGTTAAGTGGCGTAACACACTGATTGATCGTGCCGAAGATCTGGAGCGGGTTCTAGATCCGCAACCTAAGGCCACGAAGGGAGGGATAAAATTTTCGGCGGATCCACGACTTTTGCCTGAAGCAAGTAAGTAATGAGCGTTGATTACTAAAAGAGGCTTGAACGATCTATGGATAACGGTGAAGTAATACCCTGCTTAAACGAAGACTGGACCTTTGCCGGTTGCAAGCTCTTTGAATGGATGGCCGGACTGACCAGTGCTTTTCTTGCTAGTGCTCTGGTTGAGAAGCCAGCGCAACATATGCCGATGTTGGTGTTGATCTGGATCGGTATCACGCTCGGGCTGGCAACTATGCGAAAAAAGTTTCCGGATGAGGAACGTGGAGTGAGAAATGTGTGCATGGTGGCGTGTGGATTCGAACCCCCAGGTATTCCCGCTCCTTCGAAGCTACAACCACGCTGGAGTGGTGCTCCGATACGGAAGCTGAATCCACTGAGTCTCTACATGCAGCTTGAGTTGGATGCCGTGGTAAATAAGCCGCGTAACAAGGATCCAAGGGCGTAACGAGAAGGTGGTAAAAAAGGTTTGTAATGAGCAAGATTAAAGAGGTTACACAGGGCATAAAAGATCGAGTTGCAGATACGCAGCTAACGGCAGCTCGTGGCAGCAACGATACGATCCGTTTGTGGGAGAATTATAAGGATCAGGCCCTGATGTGGCGATCGCTCTCACTTATTCAGTTTCCAACGACCCTAATCGCTGTAATCTTTGCCTTAGTCATGTGGTCCACGCGCGAAATTATCCTGAGCGTGCCATCAAAGCCGATGCCAGGCGTGTATGCAGCTCAAGATATTCCTGATAACGAGTTTATCAATGTAGCCAACGATTACATTAACATGATCGCTACTTACCAACCCGGAACAGCTCGCAAGCAATTTGATATAGCGAGCAGCATGCTTAAAGAGCCCCTACTTACGAAGTTCAAGGAGGAGATGTTACAATCAGAGCTACCTGCCATCGAGAACTCAATCCGTACTCAGGTGTTCTTTGTTGATCCACTTGCCACGCGCGTTGAGCGAACTGGCAACAACGTAACGATATCAGTCACTGGCGAACGGTGGAAGGTGATAGCAGGGGCCGAAGTTCCAACCGTTACCAGCCGCTACCGAGTTGAGATGACGACTATCCCACGTAATCCGATTAATCCGTACGGCATTGTTATCACCAACGTTGTATTTACTCCAAACACACGGGGAGAGCGCAGTGGTGACCCGCTGAGAGGAACAGGAGCCGACTAATGAAGCGAGGAAATAGTATGTATTATAATGTATTCACCATACTTCTCGGAATAACTGTGGCGCTCGTTGCGCAGCCATATAGTGCATCTGCGCGTGATGTTCAGTACCAAAGTGGCAATGGTGAGATAGAGGTGTGGATTAATATTGGAGAACCAACCGAGATCGTCTTTGAAGGAGGTCGCATCAAGGATGGTTTTAAAAACTCGAACGCCGGCATAGCCATCGAGAACAAGGGAAATGCGCTAGTCGTGTTCGGAAAAGAGAATATCAATGAGAACGGAGAGGCGATCCTAGTACGGCTAGACGATGGCAGATCTTACCCACTCCGTATTCGGCGCGCTACTGCAGAGAGCCCACGAGATGCCCAGATTTCAATCGGAGATGGCAAGGGCGCCTTTGGTGCTCCAGAAGAGGAGTCGATGCCAGAGCCGTATAAGGAACGTGGCTATGAGTACGCGCCAGCAAGTAAGGTTTCTGGATTGATGCGTGAGATGGTTCTCGTTGCAGAGTTCGGCAAAAGGTCGATAGCAGGTTACCAGATTAGTGAGAAATTCAAGGGACAAGAGGTTGTCAGCGATGGTGCTGTCTTGGCAAAGATCGACAAGATCTTTATCGGCGCTAACCTGTGGGGGTACGTACTGGATACAACCAACCTGTTGGACCAATCGCAGAAGCTTAATGCAGCTACGTTTCGTATCGATGGAACACGCGCCGTATCGGCATCCTCCTGGGAATTAAGCGCACGACCTCTTAACGTAGAGGAGCAGATATCAAATAAACATAACGCAAAGGTCTATATTGTAACGCGAGCCCGTTAACGAGCAGGTGAAGTATGTCACAAATATTGAAAGATTTCATGCTCCGGTTGCGGAGCGACAGGAAAACGCAGGTCATAACGGGAGTTGTGGGTATCGCTATATTATTCCTGATCTTCGGTGAAAGTGGCGGAGCCCGTCGTCGACAGAAGGGCGATCTCAAGCAGGTAAACGTTGGAGCAAACGATCCTAATGAGCGTTGGACCGATCTGGTTGAGCGCTTTAACGGACAGTTAAACTCCCTGACCCAGAACACAAACGCACTGCGTGAGGATGTTGATACACAAAAGAAGGCCATGCAGGAGTATGAGGCAACTACGGCAGAGATCTTTAAGAAGATCCTTGAGCGTCTAGCTGAACTTCAAAATTCGACATCTACGGCCGGCGGAAACACAGCGCCGAAAGATCTAGGTGATATAACCGGACCAGGGCTAGCTAGCGCTGATCCGAACGAACTTGAGTCTATCGCCGCTTCCGACGCTATTCCAGCGCAGCCCCCTGCTCCACCAGTTAAGGTTCGCCTGGCGGCTATTATGCCTGGTGATTCTGTGCGAATTAAGCTCCTGGCAGGTGTAAACGCACCGACCGATGGAACGCCGTATCCCGTTGTTCTCAAGTTAATCGGAGATATTATCGGACCGGATGGCAACAGTATTCCGCTCGGTGAGGCGCGTGTTATCGCAGCAGCGCAGGGCTCCCTGACAGATTCTCGTGTGCTCTTTCGATTGACCAGACTTAGTCTACGACTTCCAAACGGACGCCGTAAGGAGTTCACCATAGATGGCTGGATCGTAGGTGAGGATGGAATTCGTGGTATGGAGGGGGTTCTGATAGATCCAATAGGTAAAGCTATCGCCGGTGCCGGTTTCGCCGGAGGTCTATCAGGATTGGGACAGGGTTTAGCCGCTGCAAATAGAAACACCTTATATTATAATAATAGCGGCAGTCAAAGTTCACAGTCACAGGTTGACCAGAGTCAGATCCCAGCATATGCGGGAGGGCTCGCACTCTCATCCGCAGCTCAGGAGTGGCAGCAGATTATTCGTGA carries:
- a CDS encoding TraE/TraK family type IV conjugative transfer system protein; protein product: MSKIKEVTQGIKDRVADTQLTAARGSNDTIRLWENYKDQALMWRSLSLIQFPTTLIAVIFALVMWSTREIILSVPSKPMPGVYAAQDIPDNEFINVANDYINMIATYQPGTARKQFDIASSMLKEPLLTKFKEEMLQSELPAIENSIRTQVFFVDPLATRVERTGNNVTISVTGERWKVIAGAEVPTVTSRYRVEMTTIPRNPINPYGIVITNVVFTPNTRGERSGDPLRGTGAD
- a CDS encoding type-F conjugative transfer system secretin TraK, translating into MKRGNSMYYNVFTILLGITVALVAQPYSASARDVQYQSGNGEIEVWINIGEPTEIVFEGGRIKDGFKNSNAGIAIENKGNALVVFGKENINENGEAILVRLDDGRSYPLRIRRATAESPRDAQISIGDGKGAFGAPEEESMPEPYKERGYEYAPASKVSGLMREMVLVAEFGKRSIAGYQISEKFKGQEVVSDGAVLAKIDKIFIGANLWGYVLDTTNLLDQSQKLNAATFRIDGTRAVSASSWELSARPLNVEEQISNKHNAKVYIVTRAR